The genomic region aattaaatttaagcATTTCATTAAAGGATTTTATAACTTCACAGAGAATaagatataaattcttaaataATCATGTAACATAAATTAATTCTATTAATCTAAAAAGGTAATAACAGTGTAGTAGAATTATATTTAACTATACCTTTCTTAATCCGTCTGCTATAGAATTAGTATCAGTGGATGGTAATGTATTTTGTAAAAAATTTGCTATATATTGTTCACTATTTTCACAAGTGCTGATTTGTTTTGTTATACTTTTTGGCAATGTTAAACACACACCATCtacaaatagtaataaatattatttacattataaaTAATGATGTTCTCAGTGGCTGTtggtataatattttataaatacataCAATTCAATCCTGACATcgtcacagaaaatgtattttgAAAATTAGAATTCAAAATTGAACATTTGCAGAAGTACTGTTTTTATTAGGTTAATCGAGTTTCCAAAACATTCGAGGATACTGTGTGTGTTagtacaatatatgtatatgtatattgcaTGCAAGAAGCGGTCACATCATTGGAAGACAGGACATCATAGCAAAATGTATAACAAGGTATTCCAAGTTATGTTACTTTCAGGAaatgagggggggggggggtcctgaggtcatttaatgTATGAACTTAACTtcttccttaacgaaaatgcaatctacgattttgtttacgagttattaacgaaaaatactgactaatgagaggtgagctcggcTGGCATAAGGCAGCTGAGTAGCCAATGAGCGCAACTGAGCTTCAGCCGTCCATTGGCTCGGCCATTTTGCGCCAGCCGAACTCGCTtctcattgatcagtgtttttcgttaataactcgtatacAAAGTCggggattgcattttcgctaaagaaaaagttacttcaaacttCAAGTGACCTCAAGAACACCTCATTttccggaagtaacataattttggaacaccctataTACATTTTGTTATGATGCATGCATATTCAcccaaaaatttaaaaataatgtcTGTTGTACACTTTCTAAACTATATTGTATCTACTTTGTGGCATTATGTTTTTCGTCATGCCACACGTCAGCACAGTGCGCCCTCTGCTCGTGGACTCGTATTTGTATATATGATGTGGATGGAGGATTgacttatataaaaattatattaggtTAATCGTGCAACTTGTAACGTATCAAAATAATTCATCAAAATGGTAAGCACTTATCTATCATTAAATTGAGGTCATTGTCATTTTACGCGAACATTGAAATCTTTCTTCGGCGAGATCGTGTCTGTGCACTTGCCACAGATGTCAATCACCCGCTCATGACTCTTACGCGTATGAATAAGAAATTAAAATCCTACATACGATGAAATAATTCGTTATTGTTTTAGGTACTTATCGCCGCAGCGGTCTGCACTAAAGCAGGCAAAAGTAAGTAATACCTTTCTTTTGTGTGTAATCACAACAGTCCATGTATATCTGTTTCACGTTTCATATTTCTTCACATTCATATGATCATATTTCTAATTATCAAATAATTATAGACTTATATGCCACTTAACCCATATGAAGGTAATAGAAATAGATGCGTTTGTAACTCTCGTTTTGTAATACATGCCCAAAATTTCATAAAAGAAGTCTGTTGAATTagttgataatataataaattaattaagatATTTCCGTAATCTGCTTATTAGTACAAGCGCTATAGAATTGAATTAGTTCAAGACCAATAGATATGTCATATTTCAAAGAACAACTATTTATGAattctttctttttaaatagCGTAAagcatatttattaatttaatgctATTAGGTCATTCAGGAAGTTCTGCGGTTTTCATAGGAATATATAGGTTCAAGGATATAATCTTTAAATAATGCAAAAATCTACTGGAGGAGTTGGGGAGATGTAAGAAACCATGGAACTGTTTGAGCCTACATGACCTAATACATTtctatagtattaatatagggcagaatttatatttctatatatgtCACTGATTTAAATGCTAATATAAATGTAACAAAATTTCAGCCATTATTTCTCGTCAGTTTGTTGAAATGACAAAAGCCAGGATAGAAGGTTTACTTGCTGCATTTCCAAAGTTAATGAGTTCTGGTAAACAGCATACATTTGTAGAAACAGAATCTGTAAGATATGTTTATCAACCACTGGAAAAAGTATACATGTTATTAATTACAACAAAAGCTAGCAATATattagaagatttagaaacattGAGACTTTTTGCAAGAGTTGtatgtatatttttaaatataaaattaataattatttgtcatttatttacatatattagacatttaattaaatttatagatTCCAGAATACTGTAATTCAATAGATGAGCTGGAAATAGCTGAGAATGCATTCAATTTGATATTTGCATTTGATGAGATTGTTGCTCTTGGTTATAGAGAAAATGTGAATTTAGCACAGATTAGAACATTTGTAGAAATGGATTCGCATGAAGAAAAAATATATCAAGCAGTAAGAATGACTCAGGAAAGAGAAGCTAGAAATAAAATGCGTGAGAAAGCAAAGGAATTACAGAGGCAAAGAATGGAAGCAAATAAAAAGAGCGGTGTTAAGAATCCTGGCTTTGGTAATTCATTTGGAAGTAGTAGCAATTTCACACCGACTCCTAGTGTAGTGGGAGATACTGCTAACTTTGTACCGGAACCAGTTAGACCTGCATATACACCATCACAGTAAGAAAGGTTATAGTACATtcataataatattcaataatctTGTTTTAAAATCATTTTCATTATTCTCAAAGGAAACCAGCTAATGCCGGGCCAGGTGCTATGAAATTGGGAGGAAAGTCTCGTGACGTTGATACTTTCGTTGACCAATTGAAAGAAGAAGGAGAAAATGTTGTGACTACACCTTTATCAACATCAGATGCAAAACCATCAATTGCCCCACAGACAATTCATACAGAACTGTAAAAAATTGCTTGATGTATTTTCAATATTCTGTAATGGTTTGATATATTATGTAAATGTTTTTCTCATTTTAAGAGTTCATCTACGTCAAGAAGAACGACTCAATGTACGAATTGGTAGAGATGGTGGGTTGCAACACTTTGAGCTGCATGGATTGGTCACACTACATATTTCAGATGAGAAATGGGGACGAATTCGTGTACAATTAGAAAATAGCGATTCAAGAGGAATTCAATTACAAACACATCCCAACGTAGACAAGGAACTATTCAGATCGCGTAGCCAAATAGGTCTAAAGATTCCTGCAAAACCATTCCCATTGAATACTGATGTTGGAGTACTGAAGTGGCGTTTACAAGCTCAGGACGAAACAGCGTTACCTATTTCAAGTAAAAATAATTCGATTAAACAAactgtaaccatataaatgaaTTTCTTTCTACCTGTTTACTTAatcttatattataacattgtaTTACAGTAAACTGTTGGCCTTCTGAAAATGGGGAGGGTGGATGCGACGTCAATATAGAGTACGAATTAGAACAAGTTAATCTTgaactaaataatgtacaaataaacattcCTCTGCCCATTGGCTGCAATCCCATAGTAAGCGAATGTGATGGGCAATACACACACGAAGCTCGACGAAATACCCTTGTGTGGTCTCTACCAATAGTAGATGCATCTGCAAAATCTGGTTCAATGGAGTTCTCAGCACCTTCTTCTACTCCATCCGATTTTTTCCCCCTTAACATTTCATTTTCGTCGAAGACATCGTACGTCAACATCAAGGTACaacatattttacatatttttattatatttggatTTTAGAGGATTGATACAATTTGTATCTTTTTTAGGTGACAGAAGTTTTGCTTGTTGAAGATGAAAGTCCTGTAAAACACTCAGTAGAAACAGTTTTCTTTACTGACAACTATGTAGTGGTATAAATACACGGAGAACAAGTTAGCTATTTGTGTTAAATGTGTACAAGATTACCAAGCTAATCGCTGGCCATCGACActtcaataataaatattttttgcttAATTATCATCGCAATAACAATTTTGTTGCATCGATTTCAAGCACTGTTTTCGTCAATGATGGGGTATACTAAAAGAATACTAAACATTTATAAATACTAGATACCCTATAAAAAAAGAAGTTCCATTTAATACTTGGCTAATGTCAAACCATTAAAGAAAACTGtacataaatattttataattggtAATGAGGAAACGTTGAAAGTCTTTTCACATTTTACAAGTTAATTGTATTGCctataaataaaatttcagtTGTAGTagtttaaatttttaattcaagAAATTGTTTTCTTATACATTTTAAAAACCGTTATGATACTTTatcataaaatagaaaattaaatattagtGTATGAAAAAGTATAGCAATATTTTTTTGTAAGGTATATACataaaaagaatatatatataactataaagcCATAATAACagcagaaaataataaataatcatgttttaacaaataaaaaatttattaaagCATATAATTGCATTGAACCTTTTTAGTTACTtcataatagtattattaatagcATTTAATGTTTTcatattattcaattttaaaaCTGAAACATATTTATTGCTATATTCGTTTTATGTAAACATTGATAAGAAATGTAATTATATATGCTATAcaatatagaaataaagaaatacatTTCCGATACAATACATTTACTTTACATGGCCGACTGCTTCTTCTTGAAACCAATGTTAATATAAGACATAAATGCttgtgtatatgtatacaaaatATTAATCGACAGTTTTTAAAAAGGTTTGTGGAACCTTCATTGTTATCTGCATTTACCACGTATTAACAATTAACGAACGTTGCTTCACAAAAATGGAAAGTATATTTCGTTTGCTAATTAGTACTCGGTCCTTAAGAGATATgtactataaataattatacagaaatgaaaataatatacgtttattaaaatgttaagatataaatattaattctcTATTTGTGTAACTCTTTGAGTCTATAAAAGCATATAATTGTACTTTGTTATAAGGGGTCATTAACCACTTGTTGTAATAGATAATTCTCAATAACTGCTTTAGCTGAAACAATgaataatgattttttaaattaacgaTCGTTATAATACATCATTCAAagtattttttttacatatatgTTATTTACCAGTCAATGAATTGTTTAATACTGCTGCATGATAAGCACTTATGTTATGTATATTACGTTTTGTAACATCAGCTCCC from Megalopta genalis isolate 19385.01 chromosome 3, iyMegGena1_principal, whole genome shotgun sequence harbors:
- the deltaCOP gene encoding coatomer subunit delta, which encodes MVLIAAAVCTKAGKTIISRQFVEMTKARIEGLLAAFPKLMSSGKQHTFVETESVRYVYQPLEKVYMLLITTKASNILEDLETLRLFARVIPEYCNSIDELEIAENAFNLIFAFDEIVALGYRENVNLAQIRTFVEMDSHEEKIYQAVRMTQEREARNKMREKAKELQRQRMEANKKSGVKNPGFGNSFGSSSNFTPTPSVVGDTANFVPEPVRPAYTPSQKPANAGPGAMKLGGKSRDVDTFVDQLKEEGENVVTTPLSTSDAKPSIAPQTIHTELVHLRQEERLNVRIGRDGGLQHFELHGLVTLHISDEKWGRIRVQLENSDSRGIQLQTHPNVDKELFRSRSQIGLKIPAKPFPLNTDVGVLKWRLQAQDETALPISINCWPSENGEGGCDVNIEYELEQVNLELNNVQINIPLPIGCNPIVSECDGQYTHEARRNTLVWSLPIVDASAKSGSMEFSAPSSTPSDFFPLNISFSSKTSYVNIKVTEVLLVEDESPVKHSVETVFFTDNYVVV